The DNA sequence TCTCCCTTAAAAAGGGAGACCTGAATAATGACAATATCATTAGACATGCTAACTCCGAGGGGAAAAAATCTCAAGGGATCCctacccctaaacaaagaactacaggcaaatatgactgctgagagagaatTAGCATCTGGGACCCAgataggttatccaataccaagtggtcagccctcaAACTATTTGcacacaaacaacagaaatggactcagcacgttgtatttatacatttgtccatatgtgtgtgtgtgtgtgtgtgtgtgtgtgtgtgtgtgtgatatgtatgtagcaataataatcaaaaaaaaagaggctattgATTTGAAAGTGGGGTTGGGAGAGAACATGGAGAGGGTTGACGGTGGGAAAGGTAAAgcaagtgatgtaattatattttaattaaaactataataataattaataaatcaacaaaaaagaaataccttGAATAACCTGGTGACACAAAGTCAGGCATTGAAtgggaatggcctccataggctcatacgtttgaatacttggtcccctgttagtggaactgtttggggaggattagaaagtatggccttgttggaggaggtttgtCACTGAGGGTGAATCTCGAGGTTTCAGAAGACGCAGGCCAttcccagttttctctctctgtctcatggctgcatctcaagatgtgagctctaaGCTGAGGCTCCAGTGCAATGACTGCATGCCTGTCGCCattttcccaacatggtggtcatggtgtctaccATAGAaaagttacaaagaaagaatattctgGTTACACAAAGTCAGATTTATGTTTCTCTTAGTCTATGAGGATCTACCTTAGCATGGTAGTGAATCAaagaaagtttaatttttttaacatatgaGTGtgtgacaataaaaaaaaattaaaagcaaagaatctcttgaagccaggcatagtggcacacaacATTTAGTCCAACGCTAGGGAGGtgaaggtaggtggatctctgagtttgagatcagcctggtctacacagctaattccaggacaaccagggctacacagagaaaccctgtctcaaaaattcacataaaattttttaaagttattctttACATTCAATAACTatgcttctgtctcctcctcttcgTTCTCCTCATCATCattctcatcctcttcctcctcatcctcctcaccCTTTGCCTTATCCTTCCTGTCCATCTTCTTCTACCAAATCTGTTTTGAGAGCAAAAAGGAACAACAGAAATGATGTCATCAAGTCCTGATAAAGCCCACAGACCTTGTTCCACCTGGTATTACCACACTGGAGAAagctagaaaggaaggaagtctcCCAGGAGACAGATTACAGACATGAAGCTGCCTTCTCACTGGGGTGCTGTTACAACAGTCCCCACACTAAAGATCTCACACACATGAGTGCCTCTGggggaaaacaaagcaaaaacagaccACAGCTGGGACCACCTTCAGTAACAGCCTCAATCTTCCCCAGTCCACGAGGATATGGGAGAAGatccacaaataataaataatttaagtgtCAGTCCGGAAGTCCACTCCTTTGATCCAGCCAGAACCAAGTCTTCTCCCATCAGCTCCTTACACTAGCTAGTGCTGACCCTGtgggatgtagaactctctgcaGCAAGAGTGTATCCCATCTCTCAGACTGCAAAAGGACCTTCTTCAGTGGATGCTGGCACCTCCTGATGAGTCCCTCACCCTTCCACCTCAGCACGGTATGAGTCCCATCTTCCAGAGTCATCTGGAGGCTTGATGGCTAATGCAGAGGGGTGCTAAAGAGACAGGACAATGTTCCCAGATACCTAAGTTCCAGATACAGGCGAAGGTTGGGACAGAGCCATAAGGCATGTCTCCACTCTGTCACCTCTCAGTTTCTTCTGCAATTATTGGgcataattttatttctgttctccAACAGTGTTTCCTTCTATTCTGTTAAAACATGTGACACTACCTCTCCAGGTGTTCCCGGCTACATCTTTCTCCAAAGCAACAGTTCACTGACTGCCTTTAGTGTGAGCTAGTGAAGGTGAGAGTATCTTGGTGTCAATATGGGTTCTACCTGTGATCCTGTGTGGTCCTCTAGTCACTTCCCCCAGCTCTAAGAAGAGTTCTCTACCCAGAGTTCAAAGGTTAGATTAAGCAAGTTGGACTGTGGTTGTGTTAGTGAATATTTTAAAGACACCATCCAAACTCGTTACTAAGGgtttcatattttttgttttagatttgttttatgtatgcattttttctttgaaaatatgtctgtgtaccacatgaatgtccagtgtccaaggaagtcagaagGCTTTGAATCCCTGGGAACTAGACTTAAGAACTGTTGTGAGCtaccgtatgggtgctgggaatcgaaatGGGGACCTCtaaaagaacaagtgctcttaaccactgagctacatctccagcccccagggcTTCATATATTCTTATGGAAACTCATAGTCTCATGTATCAGATTTCATTACACATTTactgtttatatatttatgtattcacTTTACTGTAGTTCATCTTTAGATTATTTTCAGTTTAAAGGCCTTATAAAGTTCACAAAATGACAAAAAGATTATACTAGTCttgtaaatataaagaaaaaagaagtgctTTGAGTTGATTTTCAGAAAATGGaccttttaaaagttttcttcatTTAAGCCAGGCGTGGCatcacatgcctttgatcctagaacttgggaagcagaggcaggtggatctctgtgtgtttgagtgcagcctggtctacagaaagaattctaggcagccagggctacacagagaaaccctgtctcaaaaaaaaaaaagtattcttccTTTGAGAGATAAATGACTAACTAGAGTTAGCAACGCAGTTTGAGTCAggaaatagacaaaaaaaatcacctgcCAAAATGCTTGCGTGTCTTTTGCCTCTGTAGAAAGCATCTTATGCCCTTGACActgctaatgtgtgtgtgtgtgtgtgtgtgtgtgtgagagagagagagagagagagagagagagagagagagacagagagacagagagagacagagagagacagagagagagagagagagagacagagagagagagagagagagagagaatctgtatatgttttgggtttgttttgttttttgtttttccatgggagaaacttagagagagagagagagagagagagagagagagagagagagagagagagagagagagaggaaagagagaatctGTAtatgttttgggtttgttttgttttttgtttttccatgggAAAAACTCTAGGGCCTTGAACCTGCCAAACCTtctccctaccactgagctacatccccagcctattTTAATCACCAAAACCATAGATCTACATTTAGTTCGTGGGACAGGAATGAGTCTCCATTCTTTTCCAATATGCTTTTGCTACATGACCTTTCTTAGTATTTTCTATCAGATCAGAATTCAAAAGCACACCGCACGCACACCTCACAATCCACGTGTGTGAGTGGTAACACGGCAAGACCCAGACCTTTCCAAGAAGTACTCGGTCCCACGGACTCTGGGACCCACCCCTCCCATCCTAGGCTTGGAGACTTGCTGGCGCATCACCTTGTGGTCGAGCAAGGTATGGCGACAGCTCATGCAGAGACTGGTCTCTGGGCCCCACCATGCAATATGTGACGTCTTGGTGTATCATATTATTTTAGCTATTCAAAGAatgcagtttctcctccacaTCCCACACCTAGCCTTCTAATAATAAGGAAATAGGGTTGGCTCCTCAGTTCTCTATTCAGAACGAGggttctttcttccatctttaagatttaatttttatttttgccgggcataatggcacatgcctttagtcccaatacttgggaaacagaagcaggtggatctctgtgagttcaaggccagccttgtagACACAgtacattccaggacagccagtgctacacagtgggaccctgccttgaagaaaaaaaatagtttgtattttttcattatgaatgtgtgtgtgtgtgtgtgtgtgtgtgtgtgtgtgtgtgtgtgtgtataccacagtGTATGCTCatgaggaagtcagaggatagctttcaggagtcagttcttgcccTTCCACCCTGTTGAGGTGCTGTGCTCTGTCCTGACCCTGAAGCTTTTAGGTAATTCTCCTGAGAAGTGCTGCAAACACAAATGCACAGTACTGCACCAGGCTTCTgaatgtggcttctgggaatagCACTCAGGTCCCCAGGATTGTGCAGCTAGTGCTTTAATCCAGTAAGTCATCTCACTGAACTGCACATCTAGGTTTAAGACAGGATAGTAACACCAACTTAGACTCTTTGAGAGCTGAGAGTCAGCCCAGTGGCTAGAGAGCAGCCTCCAATATCACATACTCTACTAAGTTATTTAGGGTTGTTATTTGTGGAAAGGGGAGATCAGTAAAACAGCAAACTGCTGGACAGGAAACCACGAGGCACGGTTAGAAGCCACATCCCAACATTCAAAGGAGAAGCCGCATGTGCTGGAACAATACTGATAGTTTTACAAGTTACTGAAAGTTTCCAGCATACAAAGCCTTGATTACAAACTTCTTCTAAATGTCAGGAAAGTCAACAGTATAGATTTTGCAGGACATAGCAAATCTTTTTGACTACCGCCGTAGTATCAAAGTAGCTGCAGAAGAGTGAATGAGCACAGCTCTGTGCTCAGGAGCTTCTGGTTACAACACTCCTGGCAGAGAACACAGGCCCTCCATGTGGGCGGCATCTCCACAGAACTTCCCCACCACCGCCCCAGGCTCCCATAGTCTCCTTCCTCAGTCCCCTTCACTATCATGTCGTCTATGCTAAACCCTGCTTGTCCATTCCCTAGGTAACATATCTCCCTAAGATGGAAAGACTCAACTACACACTCTTGACTGAGTTCATCCTGACAGGAGTTCCCCACCCTCCCAGGCTAAGGACCTTCCTCTTTGTGTTCTTTTTGCTAATCTACATCCTGACTCAGCTGGGGAACCTGCTCATCCTGATCACTGTCTGTGCAGACACACAGCTCCATGCGCGCCCCATGTACATCTTCCTTGGGACTCTCTCCATCATCGACATGGGCATCTCTACCATTATTGTCCCCCGCCTCATGATGAACTTCACTCCAGGTGTGAAGCCCATCCCATTTGGGGGCTGTGTGGCTCAGCTTTATTTCTATCACTTTTTGGGCAGTACTGTCTGTTATCTCTACACCACAATGGCCTATGACAGGTACCTGGCAATATGTCAACCTCTGCGTTACCCAGTACTCATGTCTGCTAAGCTGAGTACCTTGCTGGTGGCTGGAGCTTGGGTGGCTGGCTCAATCCATGGAGCAATCCAGGCCATTCTAACTTTCCACTTGCCCTACTGTGGTCCCAACCAGGTAGATTACTTCTTCTGTGACATCCCTGCAGTTCTGAAGCTAGCCTGTGCAGATACCACAGTCAATGAGTTGGTGACCTTTGTAGACATTGGAGTGGTGGTTGCCAGTTGTTTCTCCCTGATCCTCCTCTCCTACATCTATATCATTCGGGCCATCCTGAGAATCCGCACAGCTGATGGGCGGCGAAGGGCCTTCTCCACATGTGGAGCCCATGTGACCATGGTTACCGTGTACTATGTGCCCTGTGCCTTCATCTACCTGAGACCTGACAGCCACAGCGTCCTGGATGGGGCAGCTGCTCTCTTCCCCACAGCCATCACTCCTTTCCTCAACCCCCTCATCTACACTCTGAGGAACCAGGAGGTGAAGTCGGCCTTGAGGAGAATGATAGGAGGCCAGAGGGCTAAGGGTGAGGTGTGAAGACCCCTCGTCCACTGAGGAGACACCCAGGTTCAGCTTAGTCTTGTGTTTGGGTTTCATGAGGCTTCCTTCTTGGGTTTTCTCATCTGTGTAGACACACAGATTTACACAATGAGATGGAACAGGGATGAAGGGAAAACACAACTTCCTAGCCGTTTTTCAGTTTCCCCTCCAGATGAACAGATGCCACAGAAATAGATGGTAACACTAAATCACCCAACCAGGTTGGCACACTTGGCATTCTAAAAGCATCCAGTGAGCCTTTCATGTTCTGCTCTTCATCAGTCAAGCCCTTCTACAATAGTCTACAGTTCCCAGTTCAATATATACCTCAACACCTCATGTTAGACAAGGAACTATGGATGCTTGCTGGGTTCCTAGCAGGCCTCACTTGGGACTCCCTAAGGCCACCCCAGGTAAGTGAAGAGGAACTCTTGCCTGATAAAGGAATAAACCTTTACTTGAAACAGTGCTTTTTCAAATTAAATGACCCAGAAGAAAGAGCACAATATgatcttttcaaatatttcaagaaTATATTTCCCAACGCCCAAAGGTAAAACACAATGTGAAATCTTACATGAAGAGAAAACTAGGAAGTGGACCAGAGCACCAACATAATTAGTCCAAAGAAGCACTTCATGGTCTGTGTTTGTGAGATGAACAAGCTTCACTGAGCTGCCAGGGTCTAAAAGTGTGAGCAAATTTCATGGGACCTTTGACTTGGGCCCATTAGCTCCTCTGTTTTCTGCTGTGTTTCTGCTTTGTCCTCCAGTGTTTCAAGGTGGATAGTCACTCTATCCACATGGTGAAGTCTCAGTACCTATGCTGCCACATCTCTCAGTCAAGCTTGGTCCTGTGAATGTTCATCCCCAAGGGACTCCTCACTAGTTCATCTAACTTTGAAAAGAGACGGAAACTACCCTTCCCTTTAGATGAAGGTGGTCTTCAGTGTTTTGCTCAGAAAACAGGCAGTCCACCAAGCATCAGAGTCCTCTCTGCTAtaggataatgctcttgtacactgtaaagatatgtcactccaattggtttaataaaatgctgattggccagtaagtagccaggcaggaagtataggcagggcgaccagactaggagaattctgagaagaggaagggagaagaggagttgccagacagacgcagaggaagcaagatgaaaatgttATATtcagaaaagataccaagccatgtggctaaacatagataagaattatgggttaatttaaatgtaagagctagtcagtaataattctgagctactggccaagaatttaaaagtaatattaagcctccaagtcaattatttgggaagcagctgctgggtatttgggaacagacaGGTGGGAGAAAACTTCCACTAATACTTCTCACCATAATGTCCCTTATATAGTCTCCTTTAAATATTTACTATAACGGttgaataattaattataaaaacaagTTTAAGTTTGTAGTTAGCCAAAAAGTTTAtccaaaaaatgaaaattatatctatttttcctcttttctgacTGGTCAGCATAACTGCTATTGTCACTGTGActttaacaattaataaatcaTCATTACAATGATCCATAGACCTGTAATAAAATACACATCAAAATGGAATGATTCTGAAGACATTGTCAGTGCTTGGAATATAGTTCAGTTGTATCATATTTGTTTAATATGCTgtaaaccctgggtttgatcca is a window from the Peromyscus eremicus chromosome 9, PerEre_H2_v1, whole genome shotgun sequence genome containing:
- the LOC131920037 gene encoding olfactory receptor 10G3-like; its protein translation is MERLNYTLLTEFILTGVPHPPRLRTFLFVFFLLIYILTQLGNLLILITVCADTQLHARPMYIFLGTLSIIDMGISTIIVPRLMMNFTPGVKPIPFGGCVAQLYFYHFLGSTVCYLYTTMAYDRYLAICQPLRYPVLMSAKLSTLLVAGAWVAGSIHGAIQAILTFHLPYCGPNQVDYFFCDIPAVLKLACADTTVNELVTFVDIGVVVASCFSLILLSYIYIIRAILRIRTADGRRRAFSTCGAHVTMVTVYYVPCAFIYLRPDSHSVLDGAAALFPTAITPFLNPLIYTLRNQEVKSALRRMIGGQRAKGEV